The genomic DNA TATGCAAATATGATTTTAATGTGCGGTATGACAACAATTTTATTCTTAGGTGGTTGGTTGCCGGTTATTGATGTTCCTGCCTTAAGTTTTATCCCTGGTTTTGTATGGTTTGCATTAAAAGTTTGCTTTTTGCTATTCTGTTTTATATGGGTGCGTGCAGCATTACCAAGATATAGATATGACCAATTAATGAGACTCGGCTGGAAAATCTTCCTGCCAGTTTCCCTAATTTGGGTGGTTTTAGTTTCTGGTTATTTAGTTTTTTATAAATGGTAATTCAGGATTATATTCAAGAGCTTGCAAGCTTACTGTCTGCTAATAAAGCAGTAGAAAAACTATATTTGTTTGGCTCAAGGGCTAATGGAACTGCAAGAGAATTTTCAGATATTGATATTGCTATTTCCTGCCCAAAAGCTACACTTGAAGATTGGAAATATTATGAAAATATATTAGATAATCCG from Rickettsiales bacterium includes the following:
- a CDS encoding nucleotidyltransferase domain-containing protein, coding for MVIQDYIQELASLLSANKAVEKLYLFGSRANGTAREFSDIDIAISCPKATLEDWKYYENILDNPPTLNSIDLVDYDSVDKSLRKKINQEGLVLYEKK